A stretch of the Mobula hypostoma chromosome 19, sMobHyp1.1, whole genome shotgun sequence genome encodes the following:
- the glrx3 gene encoding glutaredoxin 3, which produces MATVVEVESAKQFEEILEKAKKSLVVVHFWAPWAVQCTQMNEVLNELAKEYAHVVFIKLEAESVPEISEKYEISAVPTFLFFKNCQKIDQLGGAHAPALTKKVQQHSETAKQDLNDQLRKLINSAPCMLFMKGSPQEPRCGFSKQIVGILNGHNIRFSTFDILSDEDVRQGLKVYSNWPTYPQLYVNGELVGGLDIVKEQAESGELDKICPKEMGLEQRLKALINKAKVVLFMKGDKMLAKCGFSRAIIEILNETGVDYETFNILEDEEVRQGLKTFSNWPTYPQLYVNGELIGGLDIVKELKNNGELLSILKEEAAS; this is translated from the exons atCATTGGTTGTAGTCCACTTCTGGGCACCATGGGCTGTACAGTGTACTCAAATGAATGAAGTTTTGAATGAATTGGCCAAAGAATATGCACATGTTGTGTTTATAAAG CTTGAAGCTGAATCCGTTCCAGAGATATCTGAAAAATACGAAATTAGTGCTGTACCAACATTCCTGTTTTTTAAG AACTGTCAGAAGATTGATCAACTAGGTGGTGCTCATGCTCCTGCTTTAACTAAAAAGGTTCAGCAGCACAGTGAAACTGCTAAACAAGATCTGAATGATCAGTTGAGAAAACTTATAAATTCAGCACCTTGTATGCTATTTATGAAGGGATCACCTCAAGAACCTCGATGTG GCTTTAGCAAACAAATTGTGGGAATCCTCAATGGACATAATATACGCTTTAGCACTTTTGATATTCTTTCTGATGAAGATGTGCGTCAGGGACTAAAAGTTTACTCTAACTGGCCCACATATCCTCAACTGTATGTGAATGGAGAACTGGTGGGAGGACTTGACATAGTAAAG GAACAAGCTGAATCTGGTGAACTAGACAAAATTTGCCCAAAGGAAATGGGACTAGAACAGAG GTTGAAAGCACTGATAAATAAAGCAAAAGTGGTTCTTTTTATGAAAGGCGACAAAATG TTGGCAAAGTGTGGATTCAGTCGTGCCATCATTGAAATACTAAATGAAACTGG tgTTGACTATGAAACCTTTAACATTCTGGAAGACGAAGAA GTGAGGCAGGGATTAAAGACGTTTTCCAACTGGCCAACGTATCCACAACTTTATGTGAATGGCGAGCTTATTGGAGGGCTCGATATTGTAAAG GAATTGAAAAATAATGGAGAGCTTCTTTCAATATTAAAAGAAGAAGCTGCCAGTTAA